From a region of the Desulfurellaceae bacterium genome:
- a CDS encoding carboxymuconolactone decarboxylase family protein encodes MKLSLARIEPLTESEWTDEQREVLESRYKEGVVYNVMGTLARHWEAAKKFNVWAFHVMGDSQTLAPRERELLILRIGWLCQAEYEWGQHVLFGRQAGLSDEEIARIKKGPDDPAWDPFDASLLRAADELHAEALISDATWAALGERYNTQQLMDVVFTVGQYNLVSMALNTFGVQLDKGVKGF; translated from the coding sequence ATGAAACTGTCACTAGCCCGGATCGAACCCTTGACCGAATCGGAATGGACCGACGAACAGCGCGAGGTCTTGGAGTCCCGCTACAAAGAAGGCGTGGTCTACAACGTCATGGGCACCCTGGCCCGGCACTGGGAGGCGGCCAAGAAGTTTAACGTGTGGGCCTTTCACGTCATGGGCGACAGCCAGACCCTGGCGCCCCGTGAACGGGAACTGTTGATCTTGCGCATCGGCTGGCTGTGTCAGGCCGAGTATGAGTGGGGCCAGCACGTGCTGTTCGGCCGCCAGGCCGGCCTGAGCGATGAGGAGATTGCCCGGATCAAAAAAGGCCCCGACGACCCGGCCTGGGACCCGTTTGACGCCAGCCTGTTGCGGGCTGCGGACGAGCTGCACGCCGAGGCGCTGATCAGCGACGCGACCTGGGCGGCCCTGGGCGAGCGCTACAACACCCAGCAGCTGATGGATGTGGTGTTCACCGTCGGGCAGTACAATCTGGTGTCAATGGCCCTGAACACCTTTGGCGTCCAGCTCGATAAAGGCGTCAAGGGCTTTTGA
- a CDS encoding DUF2283 domain-containing protein, with the protein MAASITCVGRLELSYDRDADVLYISIGTPRPAYSYAEDHGLLLRKDPENGDLVGATILDYEEHFRRLPDLSWLTATPLPEEIIAYLRERPSLPS; encoded by the coding sequence ATGGCCGCATCCATAACGTGTGTCGGGCGGCTTGAGCTTTCGTATGATCGTGACGCCGATGTCCTCTACATCTCCATTGGGACTCCTCGACCGGCCTATTCTTATGCAGAGGACCATGGCCTCCTCCTCCGCAAAGACCCGGAAAATGGAGACCTCGTGGGCGCCACTATTCTCGATTACGAGGAGCATTTTCGCCGGCTTCCAGACCTCTCTTGGTTGACGGCGACCCCCTTACCCGAGGAGATTATCGCCTATCTCCGAGAGCGTCCCTCTCTCCCCTCCTGA